The Pyrenophora tritici-repentis strain M4 chromosome 9, whole genome shotgun sequence sequence TGACCGGCTCAGTAAGAGGCCTACACAGACAATGGTCCAAAAGGCTATCGATGAGGCAACCCTACCGCTGCGAAACCAGAACGGCGGCCTCCAGACACAACTCGACGAGCCAAGAGCATCGGTCGTGCGTCTCGAACAGCGCCCAACTCAACAAGATCTTGACGCGGCAGTCAATACCGCCACCAAGCCACTGCAAGAACAGAAAGGCAATCTCGAATCTCAATCAGGTGAGATGCGAAGTGAACTTGACATATCCGGGAATTTAGTCACAACGACCCAGGATATGCTGAAGAAAGAGCAAGAAAGCCATCGCACGACCCAGATGGATCTCGATGATAAGATTCAACGTCTTGAACAGACAAAGAAAGAACACAAAGATGAGGTGGCGTTACTCAAAGGCAACACCTCCAAAAAGGAACAGGAGTTGGCCAGTCTCCAGCTGGACATCTCCACCAAGAGCCAGGAGTTGACGAAACTCAAGCTAGACGTTTCCATCAAGGATCAGGATTTGACGAAACTCAATCTGGATGCACGCCAGAAAGCAGAAGATCAAGCAAAACAGGATCAGGCTGCATCCGAGCAGATTTCTTCATTGAAAGATGAGGTCCAAGCTGTCGAGAAGACCCGTGACGAACAAACACAGGAGAAGACCACCAAGATTGACTTGCATCCGGGAACTAGAAGCCAGCTTGGAAAGAGCACAGCAGGAACTCTCTAGCGACAAGGCCAGCGCAGATGGTAAAATATCCCAGCTACGCCGAGAATCACAACGTCGCGCTGCAACTCTCTACAATCTGTATTCAGTTGCAGAAACGGGTCGCAAGGGGGCGCGGCGATGGGTCAAGATCAGCTTCCTTTCACTTTACATGATCTGCGGTCAAAAGAATGACATCTTATCGGGTGTCTCACGTATACTTCGGACCAAGCAAGCCGAGACCTCTATGCTTCTGACCGAAAAAGAACATCTCCAGAAAACTAATGACGATCTCAATGAGAGATTCTCGAAGTCCAACAACGAGTTGGAATCTGTCAAGAAGTCGCTGAGTACGGCAGAAACGCAGCTACAGGACAACCAAGCAGAGTCAATTCGTCTCACCAGCAAGGCTAAAGCCGACGTGAAGCTGCTACAGGACGACCTTGCTGGGTTACAGAACCAGTTACAGACGAAAAAAACAGAAATCAACAAGCTCCAAGCCGACCTGCAAGAGTCGACCAAAGCTGCGGGCCTCGAGCTTGAACAAGCTCGAGAAGATGCAAGGTTCGGCGATGAAAAAGCCAAGAAAGCTCAAGAAGGACTGCAGGTGATCGTTCAAGATCTGGAAAGCCAGCTTAAGCAAACAAGAGCGGATAGAGATGACGAAAAAGCCATGCATCTTCAACTCCAGGCCGAACTACACAAATCTATCGGCAATCTTCAAACTGTGATCACACTGGATGGTGTACAGAACGAACAAGACCAAGACGCCGCATGGCAATTGAACTCGAGGCTACAGAAAACCATGGACACTGTCCAGGCTGAGCTTACGCAGACAAAAGCCGACTTCCAAACAGCTACCGCCCAGATTGAACAGCTTAATACGGACTTGGAGAACGCTTAAGAACAATGCGAAACGGCAAAGAAGTATGAGACCTGTGCTCGGCAGCTCGATCAATCGCGTATTGATATGCTCGAGCTGCTGTATGCTCATTTCAAATTCGATGAGCCGTACAACACTCGGGCCCATTTCGAGAATGATTACGACAATGGGATCGAAGCGGCGACTGCATTTCACCTGGAAACCATGAGAGAAGTCCTGGAATGCAAAGAAAGTATGTTGCTCACAGCCGAAGAGGATTGCGACAAGCTTCAGGCGGCGCTAGAACAAGCAACAGCTACGTTCAACAGAATCTCCACTGAGATGTCCGAGGAGTCAAATGCGCGTGCGGCCCAACGATAGACAGCTACTACAGTCGCATACTACTCATGCAGAAAGATATCGATTTAGGACATGAACGCCTTGACACATCAGTTAATACCAACGCCAAGTTGTTCGCACACATCGAAGCACTACAACAGAACTCCGACCAGATGACCACTGCGTTTAACAATGTCGTGGAATTCGTTGAGGGAAAGATTCGGGAGGGGGAATTATCATAGCTCGGCGTATCAATGTGCGGACCAAAGGGACTCATGTTGCTCACGTGTGGGATACACGTGGCGCTTGATTAATGAGGCACGTTAGACATGTGGACCAATAGCGTTCGCATAGCTATCGTGTTGATCGTATGTGTGCAAATGCATGTATGATTTCCTCGTATATAGTATTCAGACTTTTCAATCAGATATCTAAACCAATAAAAGCTTGAACAAGTCCCACTGCAACGAATCTATGATGAATGACGTTGATGCCGAGATTAAGACATCATCTCAGCGACCAAAACGGGATCTGAGAGTCATGGAGGGCTTGTAAATAACTTCATCCATAGGTATCACGAAGCAGCGCGCCTGAACATCCCTCGGGATATGTCAAATGGGCGCTAAACCACAATCAACCAATCAAGGTACCGAGATTAACAATCTCAGCCCACTCAAAAACGTGGAACAAGTTAATCACGAGCTTCATGTTTGGTGCACACAGCACAAAGGACAAGCAAATTTATCATAATCATGACTGATGTAACTAATTTCTTATTGTGTCTATATACTGTCTACATAGTCGGTCCTTAGGATCCAACCATGGCACCGCTAAAATCATTGCCAGCACAATCGGTCCTTGAGATCCAATCATGCATATTACTGCGAGATTGCACACCAAACTTTCATTCCCGTTCTATCGCTTCCTCTTGTTCCTGGATGTCCTTTTCTTGTTCCTGGATGTCCTTTTGCGTAGCGGTCATACGTTCCCAGAAGGCTTCATCGTGGCGCACCTTAGCGGCCCGCATTTCTGGGTCTGTGCACATGTCTTGTGTTTGACGCTGCACCGCACGCAAATCCTGTATCGCTTTCTCGATCTTTCCATCTTTTGTACGTTCATCTCTTGTAAGATTTTCGACACGCTGCTTGCGTTCCTGAACGAGCTTTTCCATGCGCGACAACTGTTCTGCATGGTTTTTTTGTTCTGAGAGCAAGTGCTGTTTGTATTTTGGGATACACTCGTCCAGTTCTTATATCAATTGCTGTGCGTATCTGGGACTCTCTTCTCGAATCTTGCGGAACCGAAGCCATGCTCCGTCTGTTATAGCGGTTGCTGAATGTACGCTGAGGCCTGCGGGTGCGATATTGAAGCCGATGTCACTGTTGAAGTAACTTTCTGTCAAACGGGCGAACAGCTCCTTCCCGAGTTTGCACTCGTCGACGCTGATTGGGTATCCGATAACGTATGTTTTCCACTTGAATATGGGCTTGTTATCTGGGTGTCAAAATTTGAGTCGACAAATATCTTCAAATAAGGACTCTAGAAAGCTTGTGTTTCCTGAATCGTGTTGCTTGGTACGGGCGCCTTCCTTCTCTGTGTATTTGATATACTTGAACATGTGCGGAAACGGTATGTCTTGCGTATGATCGTCGCCTTCGTTGAGTAGTCCTTCCAATGCTCCGCAAAAGGTCGCGATGATCTCCACACCCCGTGCGCTGCCCGCGAGAAAATAGTGGCGGCCGTGGGTGATATCTTCCTCGTCGGAGCGGTTGGCCCGAGACTCGTTGTCGATGCGAAGACATAGCTTGGCATGGTCTGGGTCTCCTGATATGTACTGTCGCGTACAAGCGATGATCGTTCGAAATTGTCTTGGTGTAGGAGAGTCGCCAATGTCGCTGATAAAACACCGTACGTAGAAGGCAGGACTGTTGTTCCCTTTCGATCTTAGAGCCCAAGTGCTGATAGGTGGAGGTCTCGATTTCGTGCTCACAGCTTTGAGATAATCATCGAAAAGGGCGTCGTCGAAGTAGGCCCGTAATCGGCTGTGCGATTGGTCTCCCACTTCGACTTTCTGGGGCAGGGTGCCATCTAGAAGTGCCTGCAGCATTACTCTTGGCACATCTGCAAGGATGCaactaccgttgtgcctcCACCAACTGATTGATCGCAAATTCTCATCTTGACCATCAGGGAACGGGTGCAGTGCTCTTTTGGAATCCACGAAAGCGGCGTCAACTACCGCGCTGTACCCAAACTCTTGAAGCAGCGTTGAGTATTCAAATTAAAGCTCTTCTATCTCTTTACGGGCGGACACCATATGTCCTTCTTGCAGGGGTAATAGAACTGAGTTGCGGTAGATTCGCTGTGTGAGGGTATCATAAATCAGATTCCGATATTCCGACGCAGCTATGCTACCTTCCGGGACTGATTCTGGAGGTAATGATGAGATTCTTTCGCTGGGTTTATGCTCGCTGTCTGTGTTCTGGTTGTATCTGTCGTTGCTTCGCATTCGAGCATAGTGTGAAGGGTTGGTATGTAAAGGGTTAAAGTCGATCGCGTTCGGTTTCGGAGGAACCATTGTGAGCGTGATGAAGAAGTGAAGAAAGGACAGCTTGATTTATGGTTGCTGGTAGGGATACTCCATGGGTAGCTGATATGCCCCCTGGTATAGCGGCGGATACGGCGGCTGATATGGTGGCTGATATGGCGGCTGGTAAGGATACTGAATGGGCGGCTGGTATGGTTGCTGCATGGGCGGCGACATTGGCTGTTGATACGGCTGTTGAACAGGTTGCTGGTATTGCTGCTGGTATACCTGGGGCTGCGTTAGCTGGATGCTTTCAAGCTCTCGTATTGGATCCTACTGGTATGACTGGTCTTTCTGGTCTTACTGGTCTTATCTGGTGTGGAAATTGTGAAGGAATTGGCTTGTCAGGGCCAAGGGGGTGCCGATCTTGAGAAGCCATGCTACACAACGGTTACACAATACCATACAGAATAATTGAGGTACTCGCCTTTTGTTTAAAATCGTGAGGAAAAGCAGCAGGGTGCGGGAGGTAAACGATGTTTATGCCGGCTGGTGCCAAGCCGCTAGCGTATGAGCAACGGCCGCACACCATCGAGCTTGGGAAGGTGCGAGGGAAGAAATTGAGAGACTTAGCATAGAAACAGACACCATGTCAAGTATGAAATCAAGTCTTCCGCCGATGATTTTCCTGATCTACTATAGCGCAGTCGCTTGTTCCACAAACTTCAAACATTTGAAATCATGTCCCCTTGAAAGACTACAACTACCACATTTCCTTGAGCTTTACGCACCTAGTTAAATCATAGACTTCTTCAGTTAAGAGGGCCAGGTCAGTATCGTTTCGAGCAATCCTCCACACACGTAGTCTGCTCGCAACCGACTGCGGAGCAATCAGTTAGCAGACCCTCCGACTGTTTCAGCTCCAAAGACAAGACCAATAACACATTCTCTGAACAGCTGTTGACATCAAGGACACAACTATTTCATACGTAGTTATTCTGAAGACCTGAACTTTTGCTTGCTCGCTACACCAGATGCTGATGTGAACGAAAGAATAGTCCTTGGACAAAACTGGTGTTCTGCTTGCCATCACTAGAAGTACTTTCGAAGATGAGCTCCA is a genomic window containing:
- a CDS encoding Myosin-tail-1 multi-domain protein, which gives rise to MICGQKNDILSGVSRILRTKQAETSMLLTEKEHLQKTNDDLNERFSKSNNELESVKKSLSTAETQLQDNQAESIRLTSKAKADVKLLQDDLAGLQNQLQTKKTEINKLQADLQESTKAAGLELEQAREDARFGDEKAKKAQEGLQVIVQDLESQLKQTRADRDDEKAMHLQLQAELHKSIGNLQTVITLDGVQNEQDQDAAWQLNSRLQKTMDTVQAELTQTKADFQTATAQIEQLNTDLENA
- a CDS encoding Trichoplein domain containing protein: MLQALLDGTLPQKVEVGDQSHSRLRAYFDDALFDDYLKAVSTKSRPPPISTWALRSKGNNSPAFYVRCFISDIGDSPTPRQFRTIIACTRQYISGDPDHAKLCLRIDNESRANRSDEEDITHGRHYFLAGSARGVEIIATFCGALEGLLNEGDDHTQDIPFPHMFKYIKYTEKEGAHNKPIFKWKTYVIGYPISVDECKLGKELFARLTESYFNSDIGFNIAPAGLSVHSATAITDGAWLRFRKIREEKQLSRMEKLVQERKQRVENLTRDERTKDGKIEKAIQDLRAVQRQTQDMCTDPEMRAAKVRHDEAFWERMTATQKDIQEQEKDIQEQEEAIERE